The Coccidioides posadasii str. Silveira chromosome 3, complete sequence genome contains a region encoding:
- the PPX1 gene encoding Exopolyphosphatase (EggNog:ENOG410PK2W~COG:C~BUSCO:6930at33183), giving the protein MSADPQSSMSLLRFLKQASHYALSQTRQNQVTYVLGNPSADLDSIISAILFSYFASSSKILQRANPVSRQYVPIINLHDVPSGREVGRLRPEFVTALKLSTNEGEDGEGLLLKENILTIADLRQRLHHNRSGSDAPRDMDVFMVDWNALPVMASGIRGIEGISAAHNDDDDNIRISVNGCIDHHDDEKFVSPDVGMRCIQTGVGSCTSLVVRELRSLGLWKDTPVPAQNEMVKDAASPQFNDGLALIYESQAAKLALAAILADTTNMTNKDKVSDVDRVAVSFLENKIKQTQDRSWSRDEFFQQIIEAKNSSVDRLTIDEVLGRDYKDWIDQVPAAGGSPGDIKIGICSVVKPLSWLVSKAEQEDGKSNSSQPFFDVLHGFSRTRNLDVVAIMTAYTLQPEHKFNREFLLWVLNPVHLQGLENFELLAVDELQLQKCPSVDIQTHSTMDQASIRIWNQMDVSKSRKQVAPLLRNVMARKLE; this is encoded by the coding sequence ATGTCTGCGGATCCTCAATCTTCCATGAGCTTGCTTCGGTTTCTTAAGCAGGCTTCTCACTATGCCTTGTCGCAGACTCGACAAAATCAGGTAACATACGTCCTTGGGAACCCTTCGGCAGACCTAGACTCGATCATCTCCGCCATTTTATTTTCATATTTTGCGAGCTCCAGCAAAATACTTCAGCGAGCAAATCCAGTTTCTCGCCAGTATGTTCCCATCATCAATTTACATGATGTCCCATCGGGTAGGGAAGTAGGAAGATTACGCCCTGAATTCGTCACGGCATTGAAACTTTCGACGAATGAAGGCGAGGATGGTGAAGggttgttgttgaaagagaATATTTTAACTATTGCCGATTTGAGACAGCGACTCCACCATAATAGATCAGGGTCTGACGCTCCACGGGACATGGACGTGTTCATGGTCGATTGGAATGCACTGCCGGTAATGGCGAGTGGTATCCGTGGAATTGAGGGTATCTCTGCCGCCcataatgatgatgatgataatatTCGAATCTCGGTGAATGGGTGCATTGACCACCACGACGACGAAAAGTTTGTTTCGCCGGATGTGGGGATGCGATGCATCCAAACTGGTGTAGGAAGTTGTACGTCTCTCGTCGTTCGTGAGCTACGATCCCTTGGGCTATGGAAGGATACCCCCGTTCCTGCGCAGAATGAAATGGTTAAGGATGCAGCTTCCCCGCAATTCAACGATGGGCTGGCCTTAATATACGAGTCTCAAGCCGCGAAGCTCGCATTGGCGGCTATACTTGCGGATACAACGAACATGACGAACAAAGATAAAGTGTCAGATGTTGATCGTGTGGCAGTATCATTCCTTGAAAATAAGATCAAGCAAACGCAGGACCGCAGTTGGAGTCGTGACGAGTTTTTCCAACAGATTATCGAAGCGAAGAATTCCAGTGTTGATAGACTAACCATAGACGAAGTCTTGGGAAGAGATTACAAGGACTGGATCGACCAGGTCCCCGCAGCGGGTGGATCTCCTGGAGATATCAAAATCGGAATATGCAGCGTGGTGAAGCCGCTTTCTTGGCTTGTTTCGAAGGCTGAACAAGAGGATGGAAAGTCCAACTCCTCTCAGCCGTTCTTCGATGTATTACACGGTTTTTCCCGGACCCGGAATCTTGATGTGGTTGCCATAATGACTGCGTACACTCTTCAACCGGAACACAAGTTTAATCGTGAATTTCTACTGTGGGTTCTCAACCCGGTACATTTGCAGGGTCTGGAAAACTTCGAACTGTTGGCAGTGGATGAGCTTCAGCTGCAAAAGTGCCCGAGTGTTGATATACAAACGCATTCAACCATGGACCAGGCTTCAATCCGCATATGGAACCAGATGGATGTGTCGAAAAGCAGGAAGCAAGTCGCCCCGTTATTGAGAAATGTCATGGCTAGAAAGTTGGAGTAA
- the CYK3 gene encoding cytokinesis protein 3 (EggNog:ENOG410PIAQ~COG:D~MEROPS:MER0472834~BUSCO:728at33183), which produces MAPEAPQLPTKFPCWCRAIYSWGGETKRDLGFVEGDLIECLNAGDGSWWTGRLKRDRRMVGVFPSNFVKVLDEGFVPLSRSVSPLPLSAQVTPSNSTAGGPKKQKTVFRKPFQGYKEVVGPSGTLSKQSTPVESPLKTPVAQKQSMRKSRDPDRTPTTRRNEAPARPPPRAISPAPPPPPVAEPNDSPPPPPPPPHRILHRRSVSPQPQYYHQMQDNYPPRTPSPYPQSPIHGNTPSPLRDAIEDVMTSLHDMGLHRGDPSPEPPRGRSPFQPWSPDAYEQIHEHSAQGHAERPLTSLGLGGHDPFREHDFDYQQNSFNRDYDGPPQLGNYVERMESRLRQLHAQENKDELHLPPPSPPKKDSRGNEGFMSQRQRSLRNRKSISELNSAYLGRTHTTRSTTTNSSSGVQSVATNSTTSTGLTSQSLMSGTSAGGFSATSAASFARRSKVYGMSKDRPASPLNRPLSRGIYGLERGKSSSSRPQTPLTGISYHPSHDSRQGATSAMGWSEYSKGNDSPGLLGGLTTPKTKKTGFLKKILESAKTGAATARSNIASGQISRPSSPTKNLIQGGISSLSPTRHGKDASKEMGIGANDWVQVRRDVNRATTPSRNELIERAERCQMMEYPVIAPVTDLHEIGEGDEGIDGLPIAEPTNWNTVNLQLVDKSARFITSLPPMMNPVSLAQGYVCRPYRSDAQRLRAIFTWVGEKIAWDDDLDCDVDLRRVILMKRGCPHEVAVLVMEMCAAVGIHAEVVRGYLKTPGEVIDFDSLSKANHWWNAVLIDGEWRIMDCSLASPTHPRRSLYSSANSQAADSWYFLARPMEICYSHVPVMSEQQHICPPIAPEILLSLPCACPAFFKNGLHLPSYDTSLVQINGLETVQIRINVPPDVECAAEVEAIAFAHDVDGDRFESGDVVKKRALAQPDWFRGQKRFTIKAVLPGDEGQGVLKVYAGKKGLMHSSKDIPHPLAFALPIIHTGENPPYDFILRHPTPHAQRHDLYVIQPQCVRLAINNTFVFAVRQHPAYSPSTTSSFSEVSGRVSPNPFARPSSSLSMVSSIATASNASTTSASSKSHVSREKPAKLAVQTPSGKILRLSRKADHMITTSTATEWANDGTPDGSVWETVIKVSERGVWRGLVLADRSARWCVWGEWECV; this is translated from the coding sequence ATGGCTCCCGAAGCACCGCAGTTACCTACGAAATTTCCCTGTTGGTGTAGGGCCATATATTCGTGGGGAGGCGAAACAAAACGTGACTTAGGCTTTGTGGAAGGAGACTTGATCGAATGTCTCAATGCCGGAGATGGATCGTGGTGGACCGGCCGGTTGAAGCGCGATCGACGAATGGTGGGAGTGTTTCCATCGAATTTCGTCAAGGTCCTCGACGAAGGGTTCGTGCCTCTGAGTCGCTCTGTGAGCCCTCTGCCGCTTAGCGCACAAGTCACTCCGTCAAATTCCACTGCTGGCGGACCGAAGAAACAGAAGACGGTCTTCAGAAAGCCATTTCAGGGTTACAAAGAGGTTGTCGGGCCCTCAGGAACGCTGTCCAAGCAATCGACTCCGGTCGAATCGCCTCTGAAAACACCAGTAGCTCAAAAACAATCAATGCGCAAATCACGGGATCCGGATCGCACACCAACAACAAGGCGGAATGAAGCTCCCGCTCGCCCGCCGCCACGTGCTATCTCTCCCGCTCCGCCGCCGCCACCCGTCGCGGAACCCAATGATTCTCCGCCGCCTCCACCGCCGCCTCCTCACAGAATTTTGCATAGACGGTCTGTGTCGCCCCAGCCTCAGTACTATCACCAAATGCAGGATAACTATCCTCCAAGGACTCCGTCTCCTTACCCCCAGTCACCCATCCATGGCAACACTCCATCACCACTGAGGGACGCAATTGAAGACGTCATGACCTCCTTGCATGATATGGGCCTTCATCGTGGCGACCCTTCGCCGGAACCTCCCCGTGGTCGCTCCCCTTTTCAACCTTGGTCTCCGGATGCCTATGAACAAATACACGAACATAGTGCACAAGGCCATGCTGAGCGCCCTCTAACTTCTCTGGGCCTTGGGGGTCATGATCCTTTCCGGGAGCATGATTTTGACTACCAGCAGAATAGTTTCAATCGAGACTATGATGGCCCCCCACAGCTCGGCAATTACGTCGAAAGAATGGAGAGTCGGTTGCGACAACTCCATGCACAGGAAAACAAAGATGAGCTCCATCTTCCACCGCCTTCACCGCCGAAGAAGGATTCTCGGGGGAACGAAGGGTTCATGTCCCAGCGACAGCGATCGCTtagaaacagaaaatccATTAGCGAGCTTAACAGCGCGTATCTTGGACGCACACATACTACGAGATCAACTACGACAAACTCATCGAGCGGTGTCCAAAGTGTCGCAACAAACAGCACCACGAGTACCGGATTAACGAGCCAAAGTTTGATGAGTGGTACGTCGGCCGGGGGGTTTAGCGCCACAAGTGCGGCCAGTTTTGCGCGACGGTCCAAGGTGTATGGCATGTCAAAAGATAGACCCGCAAGTCCATTGAACCGTCCTCTATCCCGAGGGATCTATGGCCTCGAGAGAGGCAAATCTAGCAGCAGTAGGCCGCAGACTCCTTTGACAGGGATATCGTATCATCCAAGCCACGATTCTCGTCAGGGAGCTACTTCAGCAATGGGGTGGTCTGAATATAGTAAGGGAAACGATTCGCCGGGTCTACTTGGGGGCCTTACAACCCCcaaaacaaagaagacaggATTCTTGAAGAAAATCCTCGAGTCGGCAAAAACTGGGGCTGCAACTGCAAGAAGCAACATAGCTTCAGGTCAAATATCGCGACCATCATCCCCCACGAAAAATCTTATCCAGGGTGGCATTTCTTCACTGTCTCCTACTCGACACGGAAAGGATGCTTCAAAAGAGATGGGTATTGGAGCAAACGATTGGGTACAGGTTCGAAGAGATGTCAATCGCGCTACTACTCCCAGCCGAAATGAGCTTATTGAGCGAGCAGAACGTTGCCAAATGATGGAATACCCTGTGATAGCCCCTGTGACTGATCTTCATGAAATCGGGGAAGGAGATGAGGGTATTGATGGTCTGCCAATTGCTGAACCAACTAACTGGAACACTGTGAATCTGCAGCTAGTGGACAAAAGTGCGCGGTTCATCACGAGCTTGCCACCAATGATGAATCCTGTGAGCTTAGCCCAAGGATATGTTTGCCGCCCGTATCGGAGCGATGCACAACGGCTGCGTGCTATTTTTACTTGGGTTGGCGAGAAGATTGCATGGGACGATGATCTAGACTGCGATGTTGATCTGAGAAGGGTCATTCTAATGAAGCGAGGCTGCCCACATGAAGTTGCAGTATTGGTGATGGAAATGTGCGCTGCTGTTGGTATCCACGCTGAGGTTGTCAGGGGGTACCTGAAGACCCCAGGTGAAGTTATAGATTTCGATAGTCTATCGAAGGCAAATCACTGGTGGAACGCGGTTCTTATTGACGGTGAATGGAGAATTATGGATTGCTCCCTGGCCAGCCCGACGCATCCGCGCCGGTCCTTGTATTCGAGTGCGAACTCTCAAGCTGCTGACAGCTGGTATTTCTTGGCACGCCCAATGGAAATCTGCTACAGCCATGTGCCTGTGATGTCCGAGCAACAGCATATTTGCCCTCCCATTGCTCCCGAAATTCTTCTCTCACTTCCATGTGCTTGTCCTGCCTTCTTTAAGAATGGCCTTCACCTGCCAAGCTATGATACCAGTTTAGTCCAGATCAATGGGCTAGAGACGGTACAGATTCGCATTAATGTTCCGCCCGATGTTGAATGCGCTGCAGAGGTCGAAGCCATTGCTTTCGCGCATGACGTGGACGGTGATCGTTTCGAGAGCGGGGACGTGGTAAAGAAGCGAGCGTTGGCGCAGCCGGATTGGTTTCGCGGTCAAAAGCGATTCACAATCAAAGCTGTGTTACCCGGGGACGAGGGTCAAGGCGTATTGAAGGTTTATGCTGGAAAGAAAGGCCTCATGCATTCATCAAAAGATATTCCGCATCCGCTGGCTTTTGCTCTTCCCATCATTCACACTGGTGAGAATCCTCCTTATGACTTTATTCTTCGCCATCCAACACCCCACGCCCAACGACACGACTTATATGTCATACAACCGCAATGTGTCCGACTGGCTATTAACAATACCTTCGTTTTTGCGGTTCGCCAACATCCGGCTTACTCGCCTTCCACAACATCAAGCTTTAGCGAGGTGAGTGGTCGTGTGTCTCCAAACCCGTTTGCCCGACCTTCAAGCTCCCTTAGCATGGTGTCGTCTATAGCTACCGCTTCGAATGCATCCACTACTTCTGCGAGTAGTAAGAGCCACGTGTCGCGTGAGAAGCCAGCAAAACTAGCGGTACAGACACCATCGGGCAAGATTTTACGACTTTCAAGAAAAGCGGACCATATGATTACGACAAGCACGGCAACTGAGTGGGCCAATGATGGTACTCCCGATGGAAGTGTTTGGGAAACGGTTATTAAAGTTAGCGAGCGAGGCGTTTGGAGAGGATTGGTGCTTGCGGATCGGAGTGCTAGGTGGTGCGTTTGGGGGGAATGGGAATGTGTTTGA
- a CDS encoding uncharacterized protein (EggNog:ENOG410PMTS~COG:J), translating to MCTKTPTDAPTGPYSGLPNLPPISIFRSQGEGYPSPATAQWHTEAQEKLIEGIRELRNDHTSGAKELATKAVASLVRIARIIESGLTGERSRPGEKIDHKDKSQLWWDAVRKAGWAISTYGRPSMGAAITVAILNVLEKQAKAGSAAAAGPGNELIGQRVQAMEEYLRDRVDGGQRQIGWNLRQFIRDKFLAEGVERRVTILTLSLSSTIKQALMTMLELEKGSNSPGNRQELMIDLRIMESRPLCEGAELARILAAQAAGKGCTHNLKIQLASDASVAILARDADIVLLGADRISGSGDISNKTGSLPAVLCAKSVSNKAVVIALSDIEKVAKPGRMDEHEEEDNDPTELVNAWSPQAQECISQKAWKEMVRVRNVYFEWVPANYIDHYLCETGVLCVDDIRKQSEWVLQAEQRLFGDVEGLNHG from the coding sequence ATGTGCACAAAGACGCCGACCGATGCTCCTACAGGGCCATATTCCGGCCTTCCCAATTTGCCCCCGATATCGATTTTCCGGTCGCAAGGAGAGGGTTATCCTTCGCCTGCGACTGCGCAATGGCATACGGAAGCGCAAGAGAAGCTGATCGAGGGCATTCGGGAGCTGCGGAATGACCATACCAGTGGGGCAAAGGAATTGGCCACAAAGGCGGTGGCCTCACTAGTACGGATCGCAAGAATAATTGAAAGCGGGCTGACCGGGGAGAGATCGAGGCCGGGAGAGAAAATAGACCACAAGGATAAATCTCAACTATGGTGGGATGCAGTTCGCAAGGCTGGCTGGGCTATCTCTACCTATGGAAGACCGAGTATGGGGGCTGCAATTACGGTGGCAATCCTTAACGTTCTGGAGAAGCAAGCTAAAGCGGGAAGTGCTGCGGCCGCAGGGCCAGGTAACGAATTGATAGGTCAACGAGTCCAAGCAATGGAAGAGTATCTGCGTGACAGAGTGGACGGAGGGCAAAGACAAATTGGGTGGAATTTACGACAATTTATTCGAGACAAGTTTCTTGCTGAAGGTGTCGAGCGCAGAGTGACCATTTTAACACTGAGTCTAAGTTCCACCATTAAACAAGCCTTGATGACAATGCTTGAGCTCGAAAAAGGTTCGAATTCACCCGGAAACAGACAAGAGCTCATGATAGATCTACGCATCATGGAATCTCGTCCACTATGCGAAGGAGCAGAACTCGCAAGAATACTGGCGGCCCAGGCGGCTGGCAAGGGATGTACCCATAATCTAAAAATCCAGCTTGCATCCGATGCTAGCGTCGCAATTCTCGCAAGAGACGCCGACATTGTCCTTCTTGGAGCCGACCGGATCTCTGGATCTGGAGACATCAGCAATAAAACGGGCAGCCTCCCCGCAGTCCTGTGCGCGAAGAGCGTGTCAAATAAAGCAGTGGTCATCGCGTTATCGGATATTGAGAAAGTTGCCAAGCCAGGGAGGATGGATGAGCACGAGGAAGAAGATAATGATCCGACGGAGCTTGTGAATGCCTGGAGTCCGCAGGCGCAAGAATGCATTTCGCAAAAGGCATGGAAGGAGATGGTGAGGGTGAGAAATGTGTATTTTGAGTGGGTGCCTGCAAACTACATCGACCATTACCTTTGCGAGACAGGGGTACTTTGCGTGGACGATATCAGGAAGCAGTCGGAGTGGGTACTGCAGGCCGAGCAGCGGCTATTTGGCGATGTGGAAGGGCTGAACCATGGATGA
- a CDS encoding uncharacterized protein (EggNog:ENOG410PKFT~COG:G~TransMembrane:7 (o16-39i51-70o76-94i101-118o138-157i164-184o209-229i)~BUSCO:14527at33183) — MVFSSGDSPDAIRNHLIAFIGEFVGTFMFLFTAFAGTQVANEKTGPGVDSLLYIAAAFAASVTVNAWIFFRVSGSAFNPVASLSLWLLGAISLARFGVAALAHMAAGIAASAVVAILFPGPLTVQARLGPGTTVVQGLFIEAFLTAQLMIAVLMLAVEKQRATYLVPLVVGIAVFICEIAGARYSGGALSPARAFGPDLVLGDFAPYHWIYWAGPTLGSLAATGFFYLLKMLKYETCNPGADSDGLERFDGLDSKV, encoded by the exons ATGGTGTTTTCATCAGGTGATTCCCCGGATGCTATCCGGAACCACTTGATTGCTTTCATTGGAGAGTTTGTGGGGACATTCATGTTCCTCTTCACTGCGTTTGCAGGTACTCAGGTTGCCAACGAGAAAACTGGTCCCGGAGTGGATAGCCTTCTTTACATTGCAGCTGCCTTCGCCGCTTCGGTAACTGTGAACGCATGGATCTTTTTCCGCGTCAGCGGTTCGGCCTTTAACCCCGTT GCTTCCCTTTCGCTATGGCTTCTTGGTGCAATATCCCTCGCGAGATTTGGTGTGGCAGCTCTCGCTCATATGGCGGCTGGCATTGCGGCCTCGGCAGTTGTGGCAATCCTATTCCCAGGTCCTCTTACCGTTCAGGCCCGGTTAGGACCTGGAACAACTGTCGTGCAAGGCCTCTTCATCGAGGCTTTTTTGACCGCCCAGTTGATGATCGCTGTCCTCATGCTGGCTGTGGAAAAGCAGCGGGCCACATATCTAGTCCCTCTTGTGGTCGGCATTGCTGTTTTCATTTGCGAAATTGCTG GTGCCCGCTATAGTGGAGGAGCCCTCAGTCCGGCTCGTGCCTTTGGGCCCGATCTTGTCTTGGGTGACTTCGCTCCATACCATTGGATATATTGGGCTGGCCCGACCCTTGGCTCCCTCGCTGCAACTGGGTTCTTCTATCTTCTAAAGATGCTCAAATATGAAACCTGTAACCCGGGAGCGGACTCCGATGGTCTGGAGCGCTTTGATGGCCTAGATTCCAAAGTATAA
- a CDS encoding uncharacterized protein (EggNog:ENOG410Q08M~COG:S~BUSCO:1464at33183), producing the protein MEESSSNGSPQPAKSVAEAARTNPGTSYLERMRYLRAAERASIKPLQSLTESETPSSAGDIEASAPPATSEGVIPLSVRHDKEPPVREDHQTDSPVSFVAPQALHYNPEQPALLGETGARLIDTTSLSTPAASLELATQQFEQEGKREEQAIEEHKGISLGPFEFVIPLSMDSRVKDDYDRTLREASKCIRRFMASASCAEGTAVEVDVGSLALQMQRMIEQLNNITTHPDLNLPDQPSSGPLDVAKEASWAEYSSSKFQFLSYFMDAVLEDPLERAIHVIVMVKPGAAVDIMRKYFLGKQLDLVPSEEPGNQQLVFVSRHLSFQIFTAGDKSPAASYKDPTVIVALDNAFSADDPLVRKLRTTGSSGRLVPAIRLIISNTAEHIALCLPKCCDFDRLRLLVQYTNSYSSIAGDLQDDALGVQENAEETLRYLMSDPDTREWPLADVETVEILTPDQASSLEPEELRTMSVSRQKRWLDDEGDDAANSSKRQRTTPLQDITHISDSVKGPSQENQEASRLNVQVERDSDAILQINELRSALADARKRLRAMETNFAKLQHRYESKNELYHKTRRELEQSAESAKKSETRIERQKGEINKLKDERSELTKELQEARDIVKAGGGLAADLEIAREEIRKLSQEKSNLERTAQQERSQSEFTRLQYQNASSAAAQSGIEVRQLKEQVEELERKCNGEAAKLKQLREQNNEQQHLDRIRELENSLMTREKLLMMKEEEIRDLRKNRPTTRSTSTQPRSPKFAGSSRPASPAPNSGSNSNTIGRGSVLRFRVEP; encoded by the exons ATGGAAGAATCATCTAGCAATGGTTCTCCTCAACCCGCAAAGAGCGTGGCTGAAGCTGCACGTACTAATCCGGGAACAAGTTACCTGGAAAGGATGAGATACCTTCGAGCAGCGGAGCGCGCAAGTATTAAACCATTACAAAGCCTTACAGAGAGCGAAACGCCCTCCTCTGCCGGAGACATCGAAGCGTCTGCACCTCCAGCTACCTCGGAGGGAGTCATACCTTTAAGTGTCCGTCATGATAAAGAGCCGCCGGTCAGGGAAGATCATCAAACCGATTCGCCAGTTTCATTCGTCGCCCCACAGGCACTCCATTATAACCCTGAGCAACCGGCGTTGTTGGGAGAAACTGGGGCAAGGCTGATTGACACAACCAGTTTGTCTACACCAGCGGCATCATTAGAGCTGGCTACTCAACAGTTCGAACAGGAAGGCAAAAGAGAGGAACAAGCAATCGAAGAGCACAAAGGGATTTCCCTAGGCCCCTTCGAATTTGTTATTCCACTCTCTATGGATTCTAGGGTGAAGGACGACTATGATCGTACGCTTAGAGAAGCAAGCAAATGCATTCGCAGATTTATGGCCAGTGCTTCATGTGCAGAAGGAACAGCTGTTGAAGTTGAC GTCGGTTCACTGGCACTTCAGATGCAACGAATGATAGAACAGCTCAATAATATTACCACTCATCCTGATTTGAATTTGCCGGATCAGCCTAGCAGCGGTCCTCTTGATGTTGCAAAAGAAGCATCATGGGCGGAATACTCAAGCTCCAAGTTTCAATTTCTCAGTTACTTCATGGACGCAGTTTTAGAAGATCCTTTGGAACGAGCTATCCATGTGATTGTTATGGTAAAACCTGGTGCAGCCGTTGATATTATGAGAAAGTATTTTCTTGGAAAGCAATTGGATCTTGTTCCCTCTGAGGAACCTGGGAACCAGCAACTGGTGTTTGTATCTCGCCACCTCAGTTTTCAGATATTCACAGCGGGGGATAAATCTCCAGCTGCATCCTACAAAGACCCAACAGTGATTGTTGCGCTGGATAACGCTTTCAGTGCAGATGATCCACTCGTTCGTAAACTGCGAACTACAGGTTCTTCTGGTCGCCTTGTTCCTGCTATCAGGCTCATTATCTCCAACACCGCCGAGCACATTGCACTCTGCTTACCCAAATGCTGTGACTTCGACAGACTTCGCTTGCTTGTCCAGTATACAAATTCTTACAGCAGCATCGCTGGCGATCTTCAGGATGATGCGCTTGGGGTTCAGGAAAACGCTGAGGAAACTCTTCGCTACCTTATGTCCGATCCAGACACAAGGGAATGGCCTCTTGCGGACGTTGAGACAGTGGAGATTCTAACCCCAGACCAAGCATCCTCTTTGGAGCCGGAGGAATTACGTACAATGTCTGTTTCAAGGCAAAAGCGCTGGCTG GATGATGAGGGAGATGATGCGGCGAACTCATCAAAGCGGCAGAGAACGACGCCTCTACAAGACATAACCCATATTAGTGATTCAGTCAAGGGCCCAAGCCAAGAAAACCAGGAAGCTAGTCGTTTGAACGTCCAGGTCGAACGGGATAGCGACGCTATACTCCAAATAAATGAGCTGCGATCCGCCTTGGCGGATGCCAGAAAACGCTTACGGGCGATGGAAACAAACTTTGCCAAACTTCAACATCGTTACGAATCAAAAAATGAACTATATCATAAGACTCGCCGAGAACTCGAACAGTCTGCCGAATCTGCCAAGAAGTCGGAAACCCGGATTGAAAGACAGAAGGGGGAAATAAACAAACTTAAGGATGAAAGGTCTGAGTTGACCAAAGAACTCCAGGAGGCTCGAGATATTGTTAAAGCCGGCGGAGGCTTGGCTGCTGATCTAGAGATTGCTAGAGAGGAGATTCGGAAATTATCTCAGGAAAAGTCAAACTTGGAGCGGACAGCTCAACAGGAGCGCTCACAATCCGAATTTACCCGATTGCAATATCAAAATGCGTCGAGCGCCGCTGCCCAGTCTGGCATTGAAGTGCGCCAGCTAAAAGAACAAGTTGAGGAATTAGAACGGAAGTGTAACGGCGAAGCAGCTAAATTAAAACAGCTCCGAGAACAAAATAACGAACAACAACACCTCGATCGGATTCGGGAGCTGGAAAACTCGCTTATGACACGAGAAAAGCTCCTAATGATGAAAGAGGAGGAGATTCGGGATTTGAGGAAAAATCGACCAACTACGAGGTCTACGAGTACTCAGCCACGGAGCCCCAAGTTTGCTGGATCAAGTCGTCCTGCGAGTCCTGCACCAAATTCGGGATCAAATTCAAACACCATTGGGCGAGGAAGTGTGCTGCGGTTCCGTGTAGAACCATAA